One genomic segment of Bifidobacterium breve DSM 20213 = JCM 1192 includes these proteins:
- a CDS encoding ABC transporter substrate-binding protein: MKEKGSMMNRTVKSAVAVAAIAAMSLGTLAACGSSTSGDDSKGKVYYLNFKPEAADQWAALAKEYTKEKGVEVKVQTAASGTYEQTLKSEIAKTEAPTLFQVNGPVGYQNWKKYTADMSKTDVYKELTNQDVALKDGDKVVGVPYVMETYGLIYNKDILNKYFALDGAKATSMDEIDNFDTLKAVADDMQSRKDELGIKGAFTSAGFDSSSDWRFKTHLANLPLYYEFKDDNVTEQPAKIKGTYLPNYKKIFDLYITDSTTEPTQLSAKTGDDANSEFALGEAAFYQNGTWAWTDLQKAGMKAESVGMMPIYIGVKGEEKQGLATGSENYWCINDKASDADKKATEDFLSWVITSDAGKKALSQDMGFTTPFKTFDDVKSDNPLTEAAVEDQKSGKTQVSWNFTMMPSEEWKNKIGQALLEYAQGTGNWDAVKATFVDGWASEYEASH, translated from the coding sequence ATGAAAGAGAAAGGTTCGATGATGAATCGTACAGTGAAGTCAGCGGTCGCAGTGGCGGCCATCGCTGCAATGTCCCTCGGAACCCTTGCCGCTTGTGGAAGCTCCACTTCCGGCGACGACTCCAAGGGCAAGGTCTATTACCTGAACTTTAAGCCGGAGGCGGCTGATCAGTGGGCCGCCTTGGCCAAGGAATACACCAAGGAGAAGGGCGTTGAGGTCAAGGTCCAGACCGCGGCATCCGGCACCTATGAGCAGACCCTGAAGTCTGAGATTGCCAAGACCGAGGCCCCGACCCTGTTCCAGGTGAACGGCCCGGTCGGTTACCAGAACTGGAAGAAGTACACCGCCGACATGTCCAAAACGGATGTGTACAAGGAGCTCACCAACCAGGATGTGGCTCTCAAGGATGGCGACAAGGTTGTCGGTGTGCCGTACGTGATGGAAACCTACGGCCTGATCTACAACAAGGACATCCTCAACAAGTACTTCGCCCTCGACGGAGCCAAGGCCACTTCCATGGACGAAATCGATAATTTCGATACCCTGAAGGCAGTTGCCGACGACATGCAGTCCCGCAAGGACGAGCTCGGCATCAAGGGTGCATTCACCTCCGCCGGCTTTGACTCCAGCTCTGACTGGCGTTTCAAGACCCACTTGGCCAACCTGCCGCTTTACTACGAGTTCAAGGATGACAACGTCACCGAGCAGCCGGCCAAGATCAAGGGCACCTACCTGCCGAACTACAAGAAGATCTTCGACCTGTACATCACTGATTCCACCACTGAGCCCACTCAGCTCAGCGCCAAGACCGGCGATGACGCCAACTCCGAGTTCGCGCTCGGCGAGGCCGCCTTCTACCAGAACGGTACTTGGGCTTGGACCGACCTGCAGAAGGCCGGCATGAAGGCCGAATCCGTGGGTATGATGCCGATTTACATCGGTGTCAAGGGCGAGGAGAAGCAGGGTCTGGCCACCGGTTCCGAGAACTACTGGTGCATCAACGACAAGGCTTCTGATGCCGACAAGAAGGCCACCGAGGACTTCCTGTCCTGGGTGATTACCTCCGACGCCGGCAAGAAGGCCCTTTCTCAGGACATGGGCTTCACCACGCCGTTCAAGACCTTCGATGACGTCAAGAGCGACAACCCGCTGACCGAGGCCGCTGTTGAGGATCAGAAGTCCGGTAAAACCCAGGTCTCTTGGAACTTCACCATGATGCCGTCCGAAGAGTGGAAGAACAAGATCGGTCAGGCCCTGCTCGAGTACGCTCAGGGCACCGGCAACTGGGACGCCGTCAAGGCCACCTTTGTGGACGGCTGGGCTTCCGAGTACGAGGCGTCCCACTGA
- a CDS encoding histidine phosphatase family protein, with translation MSEQHMDGTVAVDASCGKAGFLVLLRHGQTFWSESGQHTGRTNIPLTEVGRQQAMDAGARLREAFPEGFDPECVFSSPLKRACQTAELAGFAQHGILDGIAEWDYGRAEGRTRQQVSEASGFSWDVWRDGPRSLTPTLEGDWVDTLPDGEQVNVHSGAGETLDEVAARARTAIEEVTPLLQSGRNVLLVAHAHILRILTSQWLNVDPQFARLLRLDTAHYSVLSVYKGDNVIERWNA, from the coding sequence ATGAGCGAACAACACATGGACGGCACTGTGGCTGTTGATGCATCTTGCGGCAAGGCGGGGTTCTTGGTATTGCTGCGACATGGTCAAACTTTTTGGAGTGAATCCGGGCAGCATACCGGGCGAACGAACATCCCTCTGACTGAGGTAGGCAGGCAGCAGGCTATGGATGCTGGGGCGCGATTGCGCGAGGCCTTCCCCGAAGGTTTTGACCCTGAGTGTGTGTTCTCCAGCCCGTTGAAACGCGCATGCCAGACCGCGGAACTCGCAGGTTTTGCACAGCATGGCATACTCGACGGCATCGCCGAGTGGGATTATGGCCGTGCTGAAGGGCGTACCCGTCAACAGGTGAGCGAAGCCAGTGGGTTCTCTTGGGATGTGTGGCGTGACGGCCCGCGCTCGCTAACCCCCACGCTGGAGGGCGATTGGGTGGATACTTTGCCGGATGGTGAGCAGGTCAATGTGCATTCCGGAGCTGGAGAAACACTGGACGAGGTCGCGGCGCGGGCCAGGACTGCCATCGAAGAAGTGACGCCGTTGCTGCAGTCGGGGCGGAACGTGCTATTGGTTGCGCATGCCCATATTCTGCGTATCCTGACCTCGCAATGGCTGAACGTGGATCCGCAATTCGCGCGTCTGCTGCGATTGGATACTGCGCATTACTCGGTGCTGAGCGTGTATAAGGGCGATAACGTCATCGAACGGTGGAATGCCTGA
- a CDS encoding DUF4235 domain-containing protein produces the protein MSDETSTGIASDADRVVEGLHRIDQKVDDLRNQRLNDPDSLGDKLVKSAVPALAGLVAGKLFQIAWDKGAARRNVIKGLAADAPQGLAMSLAFAAISAAFGAIVSQLSNQGSQAFVERRHRKASR, from the coding sequence ATGAGTGATGAAACGAGCACCGGTATTGCCTCTGACGCCGATCGCGTTGTCGAGGGACTGCACCGCATCGATCAGAAGGTGGACGACTTGCGCAACCAACGTCTCAACGACCCCGACTCTCTGGGCGACAAGCTCGTCAAGTCGGCAGTGCCGGCCTTGGCTGGTCTGGTTGCGGGCAAGCTGTTTCAGATAGCCTGGGACAAGGGCGCCGCGCGCCGCAATGTGATCAAAGGACTGGCTGCCGACGCACCGCAAGGCCTGGCCATGAGCTTGGCATTTGCCGCCATCTCAGCGGCATTCGGCGCAATAGTTTCGCAGTTGTCCAATCAGGGCTCTCAAGCGTTTGTCGAGCGACGCCACCGCAAGGCTTCTCGTTAA
- a CDS encoding nitroreductase family protein yields MATNATIETLLNRRSIRKFKDEPIDDDATATLETVAQHAASSQFLNDWSAIRVSDPAIKARLAEIGNQPYIATAPLLYVFVIDEHRNAHIAQRKGIDPTSDEFHLKYSYRFTQAQNDAVLALHAMETAAYSLGLGGVILGSLLNDIPALIDLLNLPEYTYPVLGLALGKPDQEPTLKPRMPRSMQFFDNTYPADDDGMLEQLPDFDNKVHQYYDLRQTDRPVDAFSDQIASVSRQGVSGKTLLDKAAAQGFQLDK; encoded by the coding sequence ATGGCTACCAATGCAACTATCGAAACCCTGCTGAATCGTCGTTCCATCCGCAAGTTCAAGGACGAGCCCATTGACGACGACGCCACTGCCACTCTGGAAACCGTCGCACAGCACGCCGCTTCCAGCCAGTTCCTCAATGACTGGTCCGCCATCCGCGTCAGCGATCCGGCAATCAAGGCCCGCCTCGCCGAAATCGGCAACCAGCCGTATATCGCCACAGCCCCGCTGCTGTACGTGTTCGTCATCGACGAGCATCGCAACGCGCATATCGCCCAACGCAAGGGCATTGACCCGACCTCTGACGAATTCCATCTCAAGTACAGCTATCGCTTCACTCAGGCCCAGAACGACGCCGTGCTGGCTCTGCACGCCATGGAGACCGCGGCCTACTCGCTGGGTCTCGGCGGCGTGATTCTCGGCTCGCTGCTCAATGACATCCCCGCTCTGATCGATCTGCTCAACCTGCCGGAATACACCTATCCGGTGCTGGGTCTGGCTCTCGGCAAGCCTGATCAGGAGCCCACGTTGAAGCCCCGCATGCCGCGCAGCATGCAGTTCTTTGACAACACCTATCCTGCCGACGACGATGGCATGCTCGAGCAATTGCCTGACTTCGACAACAAGGTGCACCAGTATTACGATTTGCGCCAGACCGATCGGCCCGTGGATGCGTTCAGCGATCAAATCGCCTCGGTGAGCCGTCAGGGCGTCAGCGGCAAAACACTGCTGGACAAGGCTGCAGCTCAAGGTTTCCAGCTGGATAAGTAA
- a CDS encoding YhgE/Pip domain-containing protein, producing the protein MRTVWQVFLRDCKRILRNPVAAVVTLGVAVLPSLYAWFNILANWDPYSATGNLQVAVANEDRGTTNDLVGHLNAGKQVVIKLKHNDQLGWRFVSNEEQAVQGVQTGDYYAAIVLPKDFSASLVDSLTGTSKQPKIKYYVNEKKNAIAPKITDTGATTIDEQINSTFVTTVSNTVAAAISQAGDDLDQATNSTQNNVVADLGSVLSTIATVQDALTDLRTTLDQSDTALADARSTTASLQRSITAAQQASQQSGALLAETQDGSKVFAASLVSALDTSSAQLSGLTVNVNNAAGTINQSFNTAQNSVDTITNALNSPLDKTATSLDTLKDALNKAGISADTTDPTGKRIWDHINAIDDAISTQQAKINTFHEDTTRFIDSGKSATTNLSGAMSGTATGGIAALNTARSSLTGTVMPSLTSSLNSFAALNGTLNGTLTSLSGTLDQTNGLFDQLSSTIAQTRTTIGSAQDSLNQIIDDVSTVRTDVATLDSSAVYQKIRDTMHLDDKGFGEFMGSPVTLTTKVVYAIDNYGSAVTPFYTNLALWVGGFVLIAIYKLEVDRESIRRINAKQAYLGRWMLLVTIGFLQAIIATVGDLVLGIQCEHPLLFILAGIFCSFIYINIIYALAVAFRHIGKAIAVILVIVQIPGASGLYPIEMMPDFFRKLHPWLPFTYGINAMRGPIAGTYSNHYWLDMLHLFWYLPAALFVGLVVRRYAMNLNALFDRRLGDTDLMITEHNSMVNEQVSLASVFRTVSDSKELKAIITRRAHRFFARYPMMIVAGLALLTILPFVFLILLFVTQEKIAMLTSWILSIILIDAYLIVVEYTRESYAMQLGVSAMNADEFRDVMLNGYVWRRFRSHGRHEAASAESAVDTDPDIGEVTEQLTPFERTGSTDSSDSSKSSESTITDTNPAQGGAR; encoded by the coding sequence ATGCGCACGGTATGGCAAGTATTTCTGCGTGACTGCAAACGCATTCTCCGCAATCCCGTTGCCGCAGTGGTGACATTAGGTGTCGCAGTACTGCCTTCCCTGTATGCATGGTTCAACATCCTTGCCAACTGGGATCCTTATTCCGCCACCGGCAACCTGCAAGTCGCCGTCGCCAATGAGGACCGCGGCACCACCAATGATCTGGTTGGCCATCTCAATGCCGGCAAGCAGGTGGTCATAAAGCTCAAACATAACGACCAACTCGGCTGGCGGTTTGTGAGCAACGAAGAGCAGGCCGTACAGGGCGTGCAAACCGGCGACTACTACGCGGCGATTGTGCTGCCAAAAGACTTCAGCGCCAGCCTGGTCGATTCGTTGACCGGCACCTCCAAACAACCGAAGATCAAGTACTACGTCAACGAGAAAAAGAACGCCATTGCCCCGAAAATCACGGATACCGGTGCAACCACCATTGACGAGCAAATCAACTCCACATTCGTAACCACGGTGAGCAACACCGTTGCCGCCGCCATCTCTCAAGCGGGAGACGACCTCGACCAAGCCACCAATAGCACGCAAAACAATGTGGTCGCCGATCTCGGCAGTGTGCTCTCCACCATTGCCACGGTGCAGGACGCGCTCACGGATCTACGCACCACATTGGATCAGTCAGACACAGCTCTGGCCGACGCCCGCAGTACTACGGCCTCATTGCAGCGCAGCATCACCGCAGCGCAGCAAGCCTCCCAGCAATCCGGAGCGTTGCTGGCCGAGACACAGGACGGCTCGAAAGTATTCGCGGCCTCGCTGGTAAGCGCACTGGACACCAGCTCCGCACAACTTTCCGGACTGACGGTGAACGTCAACAATGCAGCCGGTACCATCAATCAATCCTTCAACACTGCACAAAATTCCGTCGACACTATTACCAACGCCCTGAACAGTCCGCTCGACAAAACCGCCACTTCCCTCGACACGTTGAAAGACGCATTGAATAAGGCCGGCATCAGTGCAGACACCACTGATCCGACCGGCAAGCGCATCTGGGATCACATCAACGCGATCGATGACGCCATCAGCACGCAGCAAGCGAAAATCAACACCTTTCACGAAGACACCACCCGTTTCATCGACTCCGGCAAGAGCGCCACCACCAATCTTTCCGGTGCCATGAGCGGCACCGCCACCGGCGGCATTGCGGCGTTGAACACCGCACGGAGTTCGCTGACCGGCACAGTGATGCCGTCACTTACTTCATCGCTGAACAGTTTCGCCGCGCTAAACGGCACGCTAAACGGCACGCTGACCTCGCTCTCAGGCACTCTTGACCAGACCAATGGCCTCTTCGACCAGCTGTCCAGCACCATCGCCCAGACCAGAACCACCATAGGCAGCGCGCAGGATTCCTTGAACCAGATCATCGATGACGTATCCACCGTGCGCACCGATGTTGCCACGCTTGATAGCTCCGCCGTCTACCAGAAGATCAGGGACACGATGCACTTGGACGATAAGGGATTCGGCGAATTCATGGGTTCGCCCGTCACCCTGACCACCAAGGTCGTGTACGCCATCGATAACTATGGCTCGGCCGTCACCCCGTTCTACACGAATCTGGCGCTCTGGGTAGGCGGCTTCGTGCTCATCGCCATCTATAAGCTTGAGGTCGACCGCGAAAGCATACGCCGGATCAACGCCAAGCAGGCCTACCTCGGCCGATGGATGCTTCTGGTCACCATTGGTTTTCTGCAGGCCATCATTGCCACCGTGGGCGATTTGGTCCTCGGCATCCAGTGCGAGCACCCATTGCTGTTCATCTTGGCCGGCATATTCTGCTCGTTCATCTATATCAATATCATCTATGCGCTGGCCGTGGCATTCCGCCATATCGGTAAAGCCATCGCCGTGATTCTGGTTATTGTGCAGATTCCGGGAGCTTCTGGCCTCTACCCCATCGAAATGATGCCCGACTTCTTCCGCAAACTGCACCCGTGGCTGCCTTTCACCTACGGCATCAACGCGATGCGCGGGCCGATTGCCGGCACATACAGCAACCATTACTGGCTCGACATGCTGCACCTGTTCTGGTATCTGCCAGCAGCGCTGTTCGTAGGCCTTGTGGTGCGCCGTTATGCCATGAATCTCAACGCATTGTTCGACCGCCGCTTGGGAGACACTGATCTGATGATCACCGAGCACAACAGCATGGTCAACGAACAGGTCAGCCTCGCATCCGTGTTCCGCACGGTTTCCGACAGCAAGGAACTCAAGGCCATCATCACCCGCCGTGCACACCGGTTCTTCGCCAGATACCCAATGATGATTGTTGCCGGCTTGGCACTGCTGACTATTCTTCCGTTCGTGTTCCTCATACTGCTGTTCGTCACACAGGAAAAAATCGCGATGCTTACGTCGTGGATTCTGTCAATCATTCTTATCGACGCATACCTGATTGTGGTCGAATACACTCGCGAAAGCTACGCGATGCAACTGGGCGTCAGTGCGATGAACGCCGACGAATTCCGCGATGTGATGCTCAACGGCTATGTATGGCGCCGCTTCCGCTCCCATGGTCGGCATGAGGCAGCATCTGCGGAATCCGCTGTGGATACCGACCCGGATATCGGAGAGGTCACCGAGCAACTTACGCCGTTCGAGCGAACGGGCTCCACTGATTCATCGGATTCATCGAAATCATCGGAGTCCACCATCACCGACACAAACCCCGCACAGGGAGGTGCACGATGA
- a CDS encoding YhgE/Pip domain-containing protein, with product MKLIWKIFARDVRQSTRNVIAVIVAMGLVIVPALYAWYNIAASWDPYGNTKALKVAVANVDKGYKSDLMPITINVGETVTNTLRANHDLDWQFVDKDEAIDGVNSGAYYAALIIPKSFSADMMTVFSPTIKHAKIEYYLNEKINPIAPHITDQGASTVATTIDQTFVKTLASVALDLVSNVSNYAQSPQMAQYVNNATSHISTMSSRLTIAASQMDSYANLLGAANGIIDSTDKLLGSTGSAANTTKKALKQTRDGVNSLDSALSGAASGVETALQQAGASYDTVSKQLDTAFASIGSQSDQISGTLTDMQTKVNDQSASFGAYASALRELAGKSSSLPAGGDTIAKWLNAAADQATQTQQDLKNVADDLGRAAQSLVDGTADTDQTLKDIKAQIAAAKQSVTQAANDYQSTLKPQLNNLTASMGDVADQASSVIDGLSSTVNSVSNLSGGISDSLRDIQTTLTDAASNLNHSASKLDDLSAQLSGIASGSSTDLDSITTADPDAIASLLSAPVAVDRIPLYPVANYGSAMAPFYTILSIWVGAIILVAMMKVSVSDHEKAKILGFGNDLPLGSEVGLREAMIAGRVAGPAAALDVLTKPRADSPGNARQFGLHLYQEYFGRYMLFGFLALLQGTLVCLGDMFYLGVQCEHPVQFLMVGWLSALVFSNIVYTLTLSFGDIGKAIAVVLLVMQVAGSGGTFPIETLPPFFQAASKWLLFPYAVDAMHSAMAGSYGMEYWVSMGKLALFLVPSLLLGLLLRRPVIRFNDWIIRNLESTKVM from the coding sequence ATGAAGCTCATCTGGAAGATCTTCGCACGCGATGTGCGCCAATCCACGCGCAATGTAATCGCGGTAATCGTGGCCATGGGATTGGTGATCGTACCGGCGCTGTATGCCTGGTACAACATCGCCGCCAGCTGGGATCCATACGGCAACACCAAGGCACTCAAAGTTGCCGTGGCGAACGTCGACAAGGGATATAAGTCCGATCTCATGCCAATCACCATCAACGTTGGCGAGACCGTCACCAATACCCTGCGCGCCAATCATGACCTCGACTGGCAGTTCGTGGACAAGGACGAAGCCATCGACGGCGTGAATTCCGGCGCCTACTACGCCGCCCTCATCATCCCGAAGAGTTTTAGCGCCGACATGATGACAGTGTTCTCGCCAACCATCAAGCACGCGAAAATCGAATACTATCTCAATGAAAAAATCAACCCAATTGCACCGCATATCACCGATCAAGGCGCCAGCACGGTAGCCACCACCATTGACCAGACCTTCGTCAAGACACTCGCCAGCGTGGCACTTGATCTGGTTTCCAATGTGTCCAACTATGCGCAAAGCCCGCAGATGGCGCAGTACGTCAACAATGCCACCAGCCATATCTCCACCATGTCCTCCAGGTTGACTATCGCGGCTTCACAAATGGATTCCTATGCCAACCTCTTAGGGGCGGCCAACGGCATCATTGATTCGACCGACAAATTGCTGGGATCCACTGGCTCTGCCGCAAACACCACCAAAAAGGCATTGAAGCAAACCCGCGACGGAGTGAACAGTCTGGATTCCGCATTGTCTGGCGCCGCCAGTGGCGTCGAAACCGCCCTGCAGCAGGCCGGAGCTTCATACGATACGGTCAGCAAGCAGCTTGATACCGCATTTGCCAGTATTGGCTCGCAATCCGACCAAATATCCGGCACGCTCACCGACATGCAAACCAAAGTGAACGACCAATCCGCAAGCTTCGGCGCCTACGCTTCGGCATTGCGCGAACTTGCCGGCAAGTCGTCATCACTGCCCGCCGGTGGAGATACGATTGCCAAGTGGCTCAATGCCGCAGCCGACCAAGCCACGCAGACGCAACAAGATCTCAAGAATGTCGCCGACGATTTGGGCCGTGCCGCACAGAGCCTGGTTGATGGCACAGCGGACACCGACCAAACACTCAAAGACATCAAGGCACAAATCGCCGCCGCAAAACAGTCAGTTACACAGGCCGCGAACGATTATCAAAGCACGCTGAAGCCGCAGCTCAACAATCTGACCGCATCGATGGGTGACGTCGCCGATCAGGCAAGCTCGGTTATTGATGGGCTGTCTTCCACTGTCAACAGTGTCTCCAACCTGTCCGGCGGCATATCGGACAGCCTGAGAGACATTCAAACCACGCTCACCGACGCCGCAAGCAACCTGAACCATTCGGCAAGTAAGCTGGACGATTTGTCCGCACAGCTTTCTGGTATCGCCAGTGGTAGCAGTACTGATCTGGATTCGATTACCACAGCCGATCCTGATGCCATTGCTTCGCTCTTGTCTGCTCCCGTGGCGGTAGATCGCATACCGCTGTACCCAGTGGCCAACTACGGTTCCGCGATGGCTCCGTTCTACACGATTCTGTCTATCTGGGTAGGCGCAATCATCCTGGTTGCCATGATGAAAGTCTCTGTTTCCGATCATGAGAAGGCCAAGATTCTTGGGTTCGGCAATGACCTGCCTCTTGGCTCGGAGGTCGGCTTGCGCGAGGCAATGATTGCCGGACGGGTTGCCGGCCCGGCTGCCGCATTGGACGTGTTGACGAAGCCTCGTGCCGATTCGCCTGGTAATGCGCGGCAGTTTGGCCTGCACTTGTATCAGGAGTACTTCGGCCGATATATGCTATTTGGATTCCTGGCACTGTTGCAGGGCACACTCGTATGCCTAGGTGACATGTTCTATCTCGGCGTGCAATGCGAGCATCCCGTGCAGTTCCTGATGGTCGGATGGCTGTCCGCATTGGTCTTCTCGAATATCGTGTACACCCTTACTTTGTCGTTTGGCGATATCGGCAAGGCGATTGCTGTGGTATTGCTGGTGATGCAGGTAGCAGGATCCGGCGGCACCTTCCCCATCGAGACATTGCCTCCGTTCTTCCAGGCGGCCTCGAAATGGCTGCTGTTCCCTTACGCCGTGGACGCGATGCATTCGGCAATGGCTGGATCGTACGGCATGGAATACTGGGTCTCCATGGGTAAGCTCGCCCTTTTCCTTGTGCCTTCGCTCTTGCTTGGCTTACTGCTGCGCAGACCGGTAATCCGTTTCAACGACTGGATTATCCGCAATCTCGAGAGCACCAAGGTGATGTGA
- a CDS encoding Sir2 family NAD-dependent protein deacetylase: MTKKIAVLTGAGISTSAGIPDFRGPDGVWTKHPDQMSVYDIDLFLRNKEDREYSWRWQKESPVWNAQSGAAHKALVKLEKAGMLTLLATQNFDALHEKAGNSSDVIVNLHGTIGTSHCMKCHQGYSTADIMARLDEEPDPHCHRRLKYRGDMPCNGIIKTDVVYFGEALPEGAMEKSYSLATKADELWVIGSTLEVYPAASIVPVAAQAGVPITIMNMGHTQYDHLASRLIHEDIAVALPKLVNETIAENK, encoded by the coding sequence ATGACTAAAAAGATTGCTGTATTAACCGGTGCCGGCATTTCGACCTCAGCTGGCATTCCTGATTTCCGCGGCCCTGATGGCGTATGGACCAAGCACCCCGATCAAATGAGCGTATATGACATTGACCTGTTCTTGCGCAATAAGGAAGATCGCGAGTACTCCTGGCGATGGCAAAAAGAGTCACCGGTATGGAACGCCCAGTCCGGCGCCGCGCATAAAGCGCTGGTCAAACTGGAAAAGGCAGGCATGCTGACTCTGCTGGCCACGCAGAACTTCGACGCATTGCACGAAAAGGCCGGAAACAGCTCAGACGTCATTGTGAATCTACATGGCACTATCGGCACTTCGCATTGTATGAAATGCCATCAAGGATACAGCACCGCAGATATCATGGCTCGCTTGGATGAGGAACCAGATCCGCATTGTCATCGCAGATTGAAGTATCGCGGTGATATGCCCTGCAATGGCATTATCAAAACCGACGTGGTGTATTTTGGCGAAGCCCTGCCTGAGGGCGCTATGGAGAAGTCCTACAGTTTGGCTACCAAAGCCGATGAACTGTGGGTAATCGGATCGACCCTCGAGGTGTACCCGGCAGCAAGCATCGTGCCGGTGGCTGCGCAGGCGGGCGTGCCTATCACCATTATGAATATGGGGCACACACAGTATGACCATCTTGCAAGCCGATTGATTCATGAGGATATCGCCGTCGCGCTGCCGAAGCTGGTAAACGAAACGATTGCGGAGAACAAGTAG